In the genome of uncultured Celeribacter sp., the window TGGTCACCAGCTCTGAGAAGTCGCAGCACCAAAACCGCGACATTGCCATGAAAGCCCTGAAATCGCGGCTCTATCAATTGGAGCTTGACCGGCGCAACGCGGCGATCAACGAGGCGCATGAAAGCAAAGGCTCGGCGGGTTGGGGCAACCAGATCCGGTCTTACGTGATGCAGCCCTATCAGATGGTCAAAGACCTGCGCACCAATTACGAGACCTCGGACACCCAAGGCGTGCTCGATGGCGATCTCGACAAATTCATGGCGGCGACACTGGCGATGAATGTGGCGGGCAAATCGCGCGCGGATGCGCAAGGCGAATAAACCGGGTGACGCCCCCCGTAGCGAAAAAGACATCAAAGGCCTCCTGAGCGGGGCCTTTTTCATGATGTGATCACGTCTTCGTGCAAGGCTTGCCGCAAACGCGCGCGCGTCCAATGTGACAAACTCACCGACAAACCTGCGAGCGCTCGCATAAAGTGGGTATCAAGCGGGAAAACCTGCACAGAATAAGGATACGCACATGACCCATCGGACCCAGCCCCGGGCCCTTCCTCAGACTTTTCGCGGAGGGCATTCGACATGATTACCGAAATTACCCCCACGGAATTCACCCCCTTCGCCTCGCTCTTTGGTGGATTTCTGATCGGCGCCGCCGCCGTTCTTTTGATGGCTTTCCAAGGCCGCATTTTCGGCGCCACCGGCATTCTTGCGGGCTTTCTGACGCCTGCGAACTCCTCGGATTGGGCCTGGCGCGCCGTTCTCTTGGCGGGCATGGCCACCGGGCCGCTCGTCTATGCCTTTTTTACCGGCCATTTCCCCGCCGTCGAGGTGCCCGTCACCACCGGCGCGCTGATCCTTGGCGGCTTCATCGTCGGCATCGGCGTGAGCTACGGTTCCGGCTGCACCTCCGGCCACGGGGTCTGCGGCATGTCGCGCCTCTCGCCGCGCTCCATCGTGGCGACGCTGGCCTTCATGTTCTCGACCGCGGTGACCGTCTTTGTCATTCGCCATGTGATCGGAGGAGCATGAGATGAAACTGATCCTGACCTATGTGATCGGCCTGATTTTCGGCCTCGGCATTTCCATGTCCGGCATGGCCAACCCGGCGAAAGTCTTTAATTTCTTCGACTTTTTTGGCCCCTGGGACCCGTCCCTGATGTTCGTGATGGGCGGCGCCGTGGTGGTATCCTTCTTTGGCTACCGCTTCGTTTTCAAACGCTACGAAACACCGGCCTTTGAGCCGAAATTCATTGTGCCGACCTCGCGCGTCATCGACGCCAAACTGGTAGGCGGCTCACTGGTGTTCGGTGTAGGTTGGGGCATCGCGGGCTTTTGCCCGGGCGGCGCTTTGCCTGCTTTGGGCACGTTCAACCCGCAGGTCTGGCTGTTCTTTGTCGCCCTTGTGGCGGGCATTTTCGTGGCCAAAACCCTGATGAAACAAACCGCGGCCCGTGCCGCAAGGCGCGCCGCCTGAGAGTGGCGCGCCAGAGATGAGAGGAGAACATAACATGGCATCCAACTACCCCGTCGACCTGTCGGTCAAACCCGAGGTCAAAGCCTTTTTCGATCCGGCGACCTGGACGATTTCCTATGTGGTGAAAGACCCGGCCTCGGACGCCTGCGCCATCGTGGACAGCGTCATGGACATCGACTACGCCGCCGGTCGCATCACCTACGAGTCCGCCGATGAGATCATCGCCTATGTGAAAGAGCAGGGGCTCAAACTCGAATGGCTGATCGAGACCCATGTCCACGCCGACCACCTCTCTGCCGCGCCCTATATTCAGGACAAGCTCGGCGGCAAGATCGGCATCGGCGAGCATATCGTCACGGTGCAGGAAACCTTTGGCAAAGTCTTCAACGAAGGCACCGAGTTCCAGCGCGACGGCTCGCAATTCGACCGCCTGTTCAAGGATGGGGACACCTACAGCGTCGGTTCCATGCACTGTTTTGCCATGCACACGCCGGGCCACACGCCCGCTTGTATGGTGCATGTGATGGGCGATGCGACTTTCACCGGCGACACGCTGTTTATGCCCGACGGTGGCTCCGCGCGGGCCGATTTCCCGGGCGGTGATGCGGGTGTCTTGTATGACTCGATCCAGAAAGTGCTCGCCCTGCCGGACGACATGCGTCTCTTCATGTGCCACGACTACGGTCCGAACGGGCGCGACATCGCGTGGGAAACCACCGTGGGTGCCGAGAAGGAACACAACATCCACGTCGGTGGCGGCAAATCCAAAGAGGACTTCGTCAAATTCCGCGAGGAGCGCGACGCCCAATTGGCCATGCCGCGTCTGATTATTCCCTCTTTGCAGGTGAATATGCGCGCTGGCGAGTTGCCCCCGGCGGATCAAGATGGCAAGACCTTCCTGAAAGTTCCGGTGAACGGCCTCTGATCGCATCTCTCAATGCGTGGGGCCGGGCCGGTTCCACGCACAGGAGACGCGAACATGGACTTCAACAAGATCAACGATCAGATCACGGTCAGCGGCCAGATCACCCCCGAGGAGGTGACGATCCTCAAGGAGAAGGGTTTCAAGACGCTGATCTGCAATCGCCCGGACATGGAGGTGGAGCCGGGTCTGTCGTCGGAGGTTCTGGAACAGGCGGCGAAAGAGGCGGGGCTGAGCTTTGCCTATCTGCCGATCTTTCCCGGCCAGTTCACCGAAGAGCTGATCGAGGAAACCGCGCGGGCGCTGTCTGAACTGCCCGCTCCGGTTTACGCCTATTGCCGCTCCGGCACCCGTTCGACCACCGCTTGGGCTCTGGCTCAATCCGGTCAGATGGGGGCGGAGACGATCATCAGCCAGGCCGCGGACGCGGGCTATGACATGCGGGGTTTGCGCCCCTATCTGGCGGGATAACAAGCCATTTCGTGCCTGTCCCGTCAACCACAACGGTTTTCGGGACATCTCGCCTGAGGGGGCGGACCGGTCCCCAATATAGCGAGGAGACGCACGAATGGAAATCAAACGGATCACGGACGGCCTGTCCGTCTCGGGGCAGGTGCAGCCCGAGGATATGGCCAAACTCAAACGCCGTGGCTTTCGCGCGGTGGTGTGCAACCGCCCCGACGGTGAGGCGGGCGACCAGCCCAGCCATGAGGAAATGGCCCGTGCCGCCGAGGCCGAGGGGCTGGAATTTCTCTACCTGCCGGTGACGCCCGGCATGGTGACCGAAGAGACCGCCACCGCCTTTCGCCACGCGTTGACGGAACTGCCGGGGCCGGTTTTTGGCTATTGCCGCACAGGCACGCGCACGACGACGCTTTGGTCTTTGGCGATGGCCAAGGAGAAATCCGTGGTCGATATTCTGGCCGCCACCAAGGCCGCAGGCTACGACATGACCGGCGTGGCGCGGCGCATCGCCAATGGCGGCGTGACGCCGACGGATTCCGTAGAAGATGCGAAACATGACGTGGTGATCGTTGGCGGCGGCGCGGCCGGTGTGGCCGTCGCGGCCTCATTGAAGGCCCGCAAACCGGACCTCGACATCGCGCTCATCGACCCGGCGGACATCCACTATTACCAACCCGGCTGGACCATGGTCGGCGCGGGCGTGTTTGAACCCTCCACCACGGCGAAAACCATGGGCTCACTTATTCCGCGCGGGGTGCATTGGCTCAAATCCGCCGTCGCGGCCTTTGAACCCAAGAACAACGCGGTCATTCTCGACGGCTGCCGGGTGGTGAAATACGACCGTCTGATTGTCTGTCCGGGGCTCAAACTCGATTGGGACAAGATCGATGGCCTCGTCGAGACGCTGGGCAAGAACGGCGTGACGTCGAATTATCGTTATGATCTGGCCCCTTACACTTGGGAGTTGGTCAAGGGGCTGAAAGGCGGCAAGGCCGTCTTCACCCAGCCGCCGATGCCGATCAAATGTGCGGGCGCGCCGCAAAAGGCGATGTATCTGTCCGCGAACACTTGGGAAGAGGCCGGTGTTCTCGGCAATATCGACATCCAGTTCATGAATGCGGGCGGCGTGTTGTTTGGCGTCAAAGATTACGTCCCGGCGCTGGAAAGCTATGTTGAGCGCTACGGCGCCAATCTGAACTTCTTCCACAATCTGAAATCCATTGACGGCCCGGCGAAGACCGCGACGTTTACGGTGGCGAAACCCGACAGCGAGCCCACGGAAGTGACCGTCGATTTCGACATGATCCACGTGGTCCCGCCGCAAAGCGCGCCGGATTTCATCAAGGTCTCGCCCTTGTCCGACGCGAGCGGTTGGGTCGATGTGGATCAGGTGACGCTGCGCCATAAGGAGTTCGACAACATCTGGTCTCTGGGCGACGTGATGAACGCGCCCAACGCCAAAACCGCGGCTGCCGCCCGGATGCAGGCGCCGATCGTGGCCGAAAACGTCGCAGCCGACATCGACGGCAAAGGTCCGCAGGCGGGGTATAACGGCTACGGCTCCTGCCCGCTGACGGTGGAGAAGGGCAAGATCGTTCTCGCGGAATTTGGCTATGGCGGGGTGCTGTTGCCGTCTTTCCCGAAATGGGTGCTCGACGGCACGAAACCGACCCGCAAGGCCTGGTGGCTCAAGGAACAGATCCTGCCGCCCGTCTATTGGAAGGCCATGCTGCGCGGCAAGGAATGGATGATCAAGCCTGAGAAAGTCTCGGCGAAATAAATGCGAAGGGCGGGCCGTGGTCCGCCCTTTATGACCAATCTGAAAGGACACCGCCCGTGTCATCTAAACTGTCGTTCGACCCGCGTCTTTTGAAACGCTACCTCCCCATTCTCGACTGGGGTTCGAAATACAACAGCGCCGCCTTTGCCAATGACGGGGTGGCCGCGATCATCGTGACCATCATGTTGATCCCGCAATCCCTGGCCTATGCGCTTTTGGCGGGGCTTCCGCCCGAGGCGGGGCTTTATGCCTCCATCGTGCCGATCATGCTCTATACGGTGTTCGGCACCTCGCGGGCTTTGGCCGTCGGTCCGGTCGCCGTCGTCTCGCTGATGACCGCCGCCGCCGTCGGGCAGGTGGCCGAACAGGGCACAGCGGGCTATGCCACCGCCGCCATCACGCTGGCCTTCCTGTCGGGCGCCATGTTGGTCACCCTGGGCGTCTTCCGTCTCGGATTTCTGGCGAATTTCCTGTCGCATCCGGTCATCGCTGGCTTCATCACCGCCTCAGGCATCCTGATTGCGGCCTCTCAGCTCAAGCATATCTTCGGCGTCAGCGCGGGCGGGCACACGCTTTTGCACCTGCTGCAGAGCCTCTGGACGCATCTGTCCGAGATGAATTTCATCACCTTGGTGATCGGGGTTCTGGCCACCGCTTTCCTGTTTTGGGTCCGTAAAGGCTTGAAACCTCTGTTGAAAAAACTCGGCCTCGGCCCACGTCTCGCCGATGTCATCACCAAAGCGGGCCCCGTCGCGG includes:
- a CDS encoding YeeE/YedE family protein; this translates as MITEITPTEFTPFASLFGGFLIGAAAVLLMAFQGRIFGATGILAGFLTPANSSDWAWRAVLLAGMATGPLVYAFFTGHFPAVEVPVTTGALILGGFIVGIGVSYGSGCTSGHGVCGMSRLSPRSIVATLAFMFSTAVTVFVIRHVIGGA
- a CDS encoding DUF6691 family protein, translated to MKLILTYVIGLIFGLGISMSGMANPAKVFNFFDFFGPWDPSLMFVMGGAVVVSFFGYRFVFKRYETPAFEPKFIVPTSRVIDAKLVGGSLVFGVGWGIAGFCPGGALPALGTFNPQVWLFFVALVAGIFVAKTLMKQTAARAARRAA
- a CDS encoding MBL fold metallo-hydrolase, coding for MASNYPVDLSVKPEVKAFFDPATWTISYVVKDPASDACAIVDSVMDIDYAAGRITYESADEIIAYVKEQGLKLEWLIETHVHADHLSAAPYIQDKLGGKIGIGEHIVTVQETFGKVFNEGTEFQRDGSQFDRLFKDGDTYSVGSMHCFAMHTPGHTPACMVHVMGDATFTGDTLFMPDGGSARADFPGGDAGVLYDSIQKVLALPDDMRLFMCHDYGPNGRDIAWETTVGAEKEHNIHVGGGKSKEDFVKFREERDAQLAMPRLIIPSLQVNMRAGELPPADQDGKTFLKVPVNGL
- a CDS encoding TIGR01244 family sulfur transferase, translating into MDFNKINDQITVSGQITPEEVTILKEKGFKTLICNRPDMEVEPGLSSEVLEQAAKEAGLSFAYLPIFPGQFTEELIEETARALSELPAPVYAYCRSGTRSTTAWALAQSGQMGAETIISQAADAGYDMRGLRPYLAG
- a CDS encoding TIGR01244 family sulfur transferase, yielding MEIKRITDGLSVSGQVQPEDMAKLKRRGFRAVVCNRPDGEAGDQPSHEEMARAAEAEGLEFLYLPVTPGMVTEETATAFRHALTELPGPVFGYCRTGTRTTTLWSLAMAKEKSVVDILAATKAAGYDMTGVARRIANGGVTPTDSVEDAKHDVVIVGGGAAGVAVAASLKARKPDLDIALIDPADIHYYQPGWTMVGAGVFEPSTTAKTMGSLIPRGVHWLKSAVAAFEPKNNAVILDGCRVVKYDRLIVCPGLKLDWDKIDGLVETLGKNGVTSNYRYDLAPYTWELVKGLKGGKAVFTQPPMPIKCAGAPQKAMYLSANTWEEAGVLGNIDIQFMNAGGVLFGVKDYVPALESYVERYGANLNFFHNLKSIDGPAKTATFTVAKPDSEPTEVTVDFDMIHVVPPQSAPDFIKVSPLSDASGWVDVDQVTLRHKEFDNIWSLGDVMNAPNAKTAAAARMQAPIVAENVAADIDGKGPQAGYNGYGSCPLTVEKGKIVLAEFGYGGVLLPSFPKWVLDGTKPTRKAWWLKEQILPPVYWKAMLRGKEWMIKPEKVSAK